A single genomic interval of Cucumis sativus cultivar 9930 chromosome 5, Cucumber_9930_V3, whole genome shotgun sequence harbors:
- the LOC105435599 gene encoding protein YAE1 → MEGTIAEELYSESLQSTQSKLGDISLSDYKKDRPSGSGVDDSCEDDGSLWGGSDEGLEETADLDREWQRRHDQFHTIGYRDGLVAGKEAAAQEGFNIGFKQSVSVGYKLGLVRGVSSVLASLPADLKEKLAGIPENQSKFQSLYESVNSLSTVDALSLFNGDITTQRTKEVFVGANTNSQTIDLLKENPDYGRLGKFYEELAALLPQSPALNVHLHEEH, encoded by the exons atggaGGGTACCATTGCTGAAGAACTTTATTCCGAGAGTTTGCAGTCGACACAGTCAAAATTGGGTGATATTTCATTATCTGATTACAAAAAAGATCGGCCATCAG GTTCTGGTGTGGATGACTCGTGCGAAGATGATGGATCTCTATGGGGTGGCTCTGATGAAGGCTTGGAGGAAACAGCTGATTTGGACAGGGAGTGGCAGAGAAGACATGACCAATTTCATACG ATTGGATACCGTGATGGTTTAGTTGCTGGGAAAGAAGCTGCAGCTCAAGAGGGATTTAATATTGGCTTCAAGCAGTCAGTCTCTGTTGGATATAAGTTGGGTCTTGTCAGAGGTGTTAGCAG tgTGCTTGCTTCCCTTCCTGCTGACTTGAAAGAGAAGCTAGCTGGAATTCCCGAGAACCAAAGTAAATTCCAAAGCTTGTATGAATCTGTGAACTCCCTTTCGACAGTAGATGCGCTTAGTCTATTCAATGGGGATATTACGACACAACGCACAAAAGAAGTGTTTGTCGGTGCAAATACAAATTCGCAAACCATAGATTTGTTGAAGGAAAATCCAGATTATGGTCGTCTAGGGAAGTTCTATGAAGAGCTTGCAGCACTTTTACCACAATCGCCTGCTCTGAATGTTCATTTACATGAAGAACATTAG
- the LOC101221699 gene encoding RNA helicase aquarius, with the protein MPKVYGTGVYDFKRHRVAEYPVESNQVDDKPVESKPGAALPNTITLSEIQRDRLTKIAAANWSTVSDPSKAKKPFDPELVKKIYETELSVKEGRKTVPLQRVMILEVSQYLENYLWPNFDPETATFEHVMSMILMVNEKFRENVAAWVCFYDRKDVFKGFLERVLRLKEGREISIAEKTNYLVFMINAFQSLEDEIVSETVLRIAGLQSWHSLSYGRFQMELCLNTDIIKKWKRMIKREAKEFIKRGAVFDPLSTLEVKFLRNLIEEFLEVLDGEVFPQNNSGDASDQFVDANGLIEGDNACILYCERFMEFLIDLLSQLPTRRYLRPLVADVGVVAKCHLSALYKHEKGKLFAQLVDLLQFYEGFEINDHVGTQLTDDEVLQSHYDRVQSFQLLAFKKIPKLRELALANVGSIHKRADLAKKLLVLPLPELKDLVCSKLKLVSKEDPWSDRVDFLIEVVVSFFEKQQSQKEAINALPLYPNEEIMWDESVVPSINYSGEGCLALPKLNLQFLTLHDYLLRNFNLFRLESTYEIREDIQEAVPHLLAYINNEGQTAFRGWSRMAVPIKEFKITEVKQPNIGEVKPSSVTADVTFSISSYRAQIRSEWNALKEHDVLFLLSISPSFEPLSSEEAAKASVPQRLGLQCVRGCEIIEIRDEEGSLMNDFTGRIKPDEWKPPKGELRTVTVALDTAQYHMDVSAIAEKGTEDVYGTFNVLMRRKPKENNFKAILESIRDLMNEYCIVPDWLHNILLGYGNPSAAQWTNMPDLLEAVDFKDTFLDADHLKECFPDYQVCFTNPDGEEVLHPSPPFRIRIPRVLKGSNHALPENMKSSSVSKNDENTMDACTEKEKLIVEVYTPPDPGPYPQDQPKQNSVRFTPTQVGAIISGVQPGLTMVVGPPGTGKTDTAVQVLNVLYHSCPSQRTLIITHSNQALNDLFEKIMERDVPARYLLRLGQGEQELATDLDFSRQGRVNSMLVRRLELLSEVERLARSLQLPEDVGYTCETAGYFWLLHVYSRWEQFIAACAGNEDKSNFVQERFPFKEFFSNAPNPVFTGESFDKDMRAAKGCFRHLKIMFQELEECRAFELLKSTADRANYLMTKQAKIVAMTCTHAALKRKDFLRLGFKYDNLLMEESAQILEIETFIPMLLQRQEDGYARLKRCILIGDHHQLPPVVKNMAFQKYSHMDQSLFTRFVRLGIPYIELNAQGRARPSIAKLYNWRYRELGDLPYVKEASIFHRANAGFSYDYQLVDVPDYQGRGETAPSPWFYQNEGEAEYIVSVYIYMRLLGYPANKISILTTYNGQKLLIRDVINRRCVPYNFIGAPSKVTTVDKFQGQQNDYILLSLVRTRFVGHLRDVRRLIVAMSRARLGLYVFCRRSLFEQCYELQPTFQLLLQRPDHLGLNLNEITSYTERNVADTGPIYHVSGTEEMASILEQLYQIRISSQQFDGYTTRPGQLPPNDDVQQNDVPGQNAMDTEQANDDGVVSDTTMETSKVDGLANGTNGDSAIENGSTGNEDNEANKDSGPVEEPMLEDNSTKNDDDNEADKNDEHIVPQESKSDGTTTMDE; encoded by the exons ATGCCGAAGGTGTATGGAACTGGTGTTTACGATTTCAAGCGCCACAGAGTCGCTGAATACCCTGTCGAGTCCAATCAGGTCGACGACAAGCCCGTGGAGTCTAAGCCTGGTGCGGCACTTCCAAACACTATAACGCTATCGGAGATTCAGCGAGACCGGCTGACGAAGATTGCGGCGGCGAACTGGTCGACAGTAAGCGACCCTTCGAAGGCTAAGAAGCCCTTTGATCCAGAGTTGgtgaagaaaatttatgagaCGGAGCTTTCGGTTAAAGAGGGACGGAAGACCGTGCCTCTGCAGAGGGTGATGATTTTGGAGGTCAGTCAGTACCTGGAGAACTATTTGTGGCCTAATTTTGACCCGGAGACTGCGACGTTCGAGCATGTAATGTCGATGATACTCATGGTTAATGAAAAG TTTCGAGAAAATGTAGCAGCTTGGGTATGTTTTTATGATAGGAAGGACGTCTTTAAGGGATTTCTTGAGAGGGTACTTCGACTGAAGGAg GGAAGAGAAATAAGCATTGCGGAGAAGACAAATTATCTTGTTTTTATGATCAATGCGTTTCAG AGCTTGGAGGATGAGATTGTCAGTGAGACTGTATTGAGAATAGCAGGTCTGCAGTCTTGGCACAGTTTATCTTATGGTCGTTTTCAG ATGGAGCTCTGTCTTAATACtgatataattaagaaatggaaaaggatGATAAAGAGAGAGGCCAAGGAGTTTATTAAACGAGGGGCGGTTTTTGATCCATTGTCAACTCTTGAAGTGAAGTTCTTAAGAAATCTCATTGAAGAGTTCCTGGAG GTTTTGGATGGGGAAGTGTTCCCTCAGAATAATTCAGGTGATGCAAGCGATCAATTTGTTGATGCCAATGGGTTGATAGAGGGAGACAATGCTTGTATTTTGTATTGTGAGAGGTTCATGGAGTTTCTGATTGACCTTTTAAGTCAACTCCCAACAAGAAG ATACCTTCGACCTCTTGTTGCTGATGTTGGTGTTGTTGCCAAATGCCATTTAAGTGCTCTTTACAAACATGAAAAAGGCAAACTTTTTGCTCAGTTGGTTGATCTGCTGCAGTTCTACGAAGGATTTGAGATCAATGATCATGTAGGGACACAATTAACAGATGATGAGGTTCTCCAATCTCATTATGACCGTGTCCAATCTTTTCAGCTTCTTGCATTTAAGAAGATTCCAAAG CTGCGGGAACTTGCATTGGCTAATGTTGGCTCAATTCATAAACGTGCTGACCTGGCCAAGAAACTATTGGTGCTTCCTCTTCCAGAGCTGAAAGATTTGGTTTGCTCTAAG CTCAAGTTAGTGTCAAAAGAAGATCCTTGGTCGGATAGGGTTGATTTTTTGATTGAGGttgttgtttccttttttgagAAACAACAGTCTCAAAAGGAAGCCATTAATGCACTTCCACTATACCCAAATGAGGAGATAATGTGGGATGAAAGTGTTGTGCCAAGCATTAACTACTCGGGGGAAGGTTGCTTGGCTCttccaaagttaaatttaCAGTTTTTAACGCTTCATGACTATCTTCTAAGAAATTTCAATCTCTTCCGCTTGGAATCAACTTATGAGATCCGTGAAGACATTCAGGAAGCTGTACCCCATCTTCTTGCCTACATTAATAACGAGGGACAAACTGCTTTCCGTGGATGGTCAAGAATGGCTGTGCCGATTAAAGAATTCAAGATTACTGAGGTTAAGCAGCCAAATATTGGGGAAGTCAAGCCTTCATCTGTGACGGCAGATGTCACTTTTAGCATTTCTAGCTATAGAGCACAAATAAGATCTGAATGGAATGCTCTTAAGGAGCatgatgttttatttttactttctattAGTCCTTCATTTGAGCCTTTAAGTTCAGAGGAAGCTGCCAAAGCTAGTGTTCCTCAACGTCTAGGTCTTCAATGTGTACGTGGATGTGAAATTATTGAGATTCGTGATGAAGAGGGAAGTCTCATGAATGACTTTACTGGTAGAATTAAACCAGATGAGTGGAAGCCTCCTAAAGGGGAGTTGAGAACTGTAACCGTAGCTTTAGATACAGCACAGTATCATATGGATGTCAGTGCTATTGCAGAGAAGGGTACAGAAGATGTCTATGGGACGTTTAATGTCTTGATGAGGAGGAAACCcaaggaaaataattttaaagctATACTGGAATCCATCAGAGATCTTATGAATGAATACTGTATCGTTCCTGATTGGTTGCATAATATACTTCTTGGTTATGGGAATCCTTCTGCTGCCCAATGGACTAACATGCCAGATCTTTTGGAAGCCGTAGACTTTAAAGATACATTTCTTGATGCTGATCATTTGAAAGAATGTTTTCCAGATTATCAG GTCTGTTTTACGAATCCAGATGGTGAGGAGGTTTTGCACCCAAGTCCCCCTTTCCGGATTAGGATTCCTAGAGTTCTTAAAGGTAGCAATCATGCTCTCCCGGAGAATATGAAGTCTTCAAGTGTTTCAAAGAATGATGAAAACACGATGGATGCCTGTACCGAGAAGGAGAAACTTATAGTTGAGGTGTATACTCCTCCTGACCCTGGTCCTTATCCTCAAGATCAGCCAAAACAGAACTCTGTCAGATTTACTCCAACACAG GTTGGAGCAATCATCTCTGGTGTTCAACCCGGATTAACCATGGTTGTTGGTCCACCTGGTACAGGAAAGACTGATACAGCCGTTCAAGTTCTAAATGTTCTTTATCACAGTTGCCCTTCACAGAGAACCTTGATCATCACTCATTCAAATCAAGCACTGAATGATCTATTCGAGAAGATAATGGAG AGAGATGTTCCTGCTCGCTATCTACTTCGCCTTGGTCAAGGTGAACAAGAATTAGCAACTGATCTTGATTTCAGCCGGCAAGGGCGTGTCAATTCAATGCTTGTGCGGAGGTTGGAATTGCTGAGCGAAGTGGAGAGGCTGGCAAGATCTCTCCAACTCCCTGAAGATGTTGGATATACTTGTGAAACTGCTGGATACTTTTGGTTACTGCATGTGTACTCACGCTGGGAGCAATTTATAGCTGCCTGTGCTGGAAATGAGGATAAATCTAATTTTGTTCAAGAGAGATTTCCCTTCAAAGAATTTTTCTCAAATGCACCAAATCCAGTTTTTACAGGGGAATCTTTTGATAAAGATATGCGGGCAGCTAAGGGGTGCTTTCGTCATCTCAAGATAATGTTTCAGGAGCTTGAAGAGTGTAGAGCTTTTGAATTACTCAAGTCTACAGCTGATCGTGCAAACTACTTGATGACTAAGCAGGCAAAGATTGTTGCAATGACTTGCACTCATGCTGCCCTAAAGAGGAAAGATTTTCTTCGGCTTGGTTTCAAGTATGATAATTTGCTAATGGAAGAAAGTGCACAgattttagaaattgaaacttttatacCAATGTTACTTCAGAGGCAGGAAGATGGTTATGCACGTCTCAAACGCTGCATTTTGATTGGTGATCATCATCAGTTGCCCCCAGTTGTGAAGAATATGGCTTTTCAAAAGTATAGCCATATGGATCAAAGTTTATTTACAAGGTTTGTCAGATTGGGTATTCCTTATATTGAACTCAATGCTCAAGGTCGTGCCAGACCAAGTATAGCCAAGCTTTACAACTGGAGATATAGAGAATTGGGAGATCTTCCCTATGTAAAGGAAGCATCCATTTTTCATAGAGCAAATGCTGGTTTTTCTTATGATTATCAACTAGTGGATGTGCCGGACTACCAAGGGAGGGGTGAGACCGCCCCTTCTCCTTGGTTTTATCAGAACGAGGGGGAAGCTGAATATATTGTTAGTGTGTATATTTATATGCGTTTACTAGGGTACCCTGCAAATAAGATATCCATCTTGACAACTTACAACGGCCAGAAGCTTCTAATCCGAGATGTTATTAATCGTAGATGTGTGCCATACAACTTCATTGGTGCCCCTAGCAAG GTAACGACAGTTGATAAATTTCAAGGTCAACAGAACGATTATATATTACTGTCTCTAGTTCGAACCCGCTTTGTGGGGCACCTTCGTGATGTTAGAAGATTGATTGTGGCGATGTCTCGTGCCCGACTTGGTTTGTATGTATTCTGCCGCCGGTCTCTGTTTGAACAATGTTATGAACTGCAGCCAACATTTCAACTTTTGCTTCAAAGGCCTGACCACCTTGGACTCAACTTGAATGAGATAACGTCTTATACAGAACGTAATGTTGCAGATACGGGTCCTATCTACCATGTGAGTGGTACCGAGGAGATGGCCAGCATTCTGGAACAGCTTTATCAG ATTCGTATCAGCAGCCAGCAATTTGATGGGTATACCACACGTCCGGGACAGCTTCCTCCCAATGACGACGTACAACAAAATGATGTTCCTGGGCAAAATGCTATGGATACAGAGCAAGCCAATGATGATGGCGTCGTTTCAGACACAACCATGGAAACTTCAAAGGTTGATGGCCTTGCAAATGGCACAAACGGAGATTCTGCAATTGAAAATGGTTCAACCGGGAATGAAGATAATGAGGCTAACAAAGACAGTGGACCTGTGGAGGAGCCTATGCTCGAGGATAATTCAACTAAGAACGATGATGATAACGAGGCTGATAAAAATGATGAACATATTGTGCCACAGGAAAGTAAGTCTGATGGAACAACTACAATGGATGAATAA